The genomic interval ATTGTTACGGGCACTCACAGTTCATGAGTCGCCTCAAGGAGATGCTGCGCGACAAGTGCGGCTGCTACGACGTCCCGCCCGGGGTCGCCGAGCGCGTTCGCGCGTTGTTCGCCGAGCGCGGCGATCCCTCGATCACGGCGTAACGAACTCGTGACGTCCCCACGCCGAATAGGCGGCGTGAGCCGGGAAACGCCACCGCGACAGTATGCCGCTCCCTCCAGCTCCCAGGACCGCAACCGAACCTGCTCGTACCCCGGCTGTCGAACGCGTCTGTCCGTGTACAACACGACCGACCGGTGTTGGCAGCATGCCGAGGTCGTCTTCCCAAACCACCGGGGAAAGCGCGTGCGCTCCAATCGGGGCTGAGCGTTTCCGGGTCGACCCGGCGGACCTCGCGCCGGCGCGTCCATGACGTCCATGACTAGGATTCGGCGCACCGCATGGACGATCTGGGAACGATCCTCGGGGTATGGGCCCATCCTGACGACGAGGCATACCTCTCCGCGGGATTGATGGCGCGAGCGGTGCGGAACGGGTCGCGCGTGGTGTGCGTCACCGCGACGCGCGGCGAAGGTGGGTCACTGGACGAGGAGCGGTGGCCATCCGCCACGATGGGTGGGGTGCGCACCGCCGAGCTCGAGCGATGCCTCGCCATCCTCGGGGTCGAGGAGCATACGTGGCTCGACCTCCCCGACATCGACATGGACACCGGTCTTCCCGACGAGGGATACGCGCGCGTCCGGGAGATCGTCGCCGACGTTCAGCCGGACACGATCCTCACGTTCGGGCCGGACGGGATGACGGATCACGCCGCGCACAAGGACGTCTCGAGGTGGGCAACACGAGCGCTCCGCGAGGCAGGCAAACCGGGCTCGTCCGTGCACCATGCGACCGTGACGCCGGAGTGGGCGAAGGAGTTCGTCCCGATCTGGGAGCCGTTCAACGTGTTCCGTCCCGGCACGCCCGTCGTCACCCCGCGCGATGAGCTCTCGATCGACTACCGACTGCCCGCCGAGATCAACGAGCTGAAGGTCAAGGCCATCCTGGAGCACGAAAGCCAGGTCGGCGCGATCTTCGAGGCCGTGGGCGAGGACGTGTGGTGGCGCGAGATGTCGACGGAGTCCTTCCGGCTCGGCGAGGAGAAGCGGTGACGAAGGCGCCCGAGCCGTTCCGCGATCTCGATTGGGACGCCGCAAAGGCGCGAGCCTTCGCCGACGGCGCGGCAGACATCTGGGAAGAGCTCTTGCGTTCACTCCCGTCGCTGCCGGTGTCGCGCCGCGTGACCGAGGCAGAGGTGCACGGCGCGGTAGCCATCGACGTGCCGGTGGAACCGATGCCCCAGGACGACCTGCTCGCGTACCTCCGCGACGTCGTGTTGGAGCATTCGATGTACCCCGGCCACCCTCGGTTCTACGCGTACATCAGTGGAGCGGGGACGGTGCCGGGAGCCGTCGCCGACCTGCTCGCGGCGGGTCTGAACGCGAACGTCGGCGGGTGGCGTCTGTCGCCGGCCGCCACCGAGATCGAGCTCAACCTCACGCGTTGGTTCGCCGATCGGTTCGGCCTGCCGGACACCGCAGCCGGGCTGATCGTTTCGGG from Actinomycetota bacterium carries:
- a CDS encoding zf-HC2 domain-containing protein produces the protein MDLSEIECEQALRQIELYLDGELAGLERVDVERHIGGCSDCYGHSQFMSRLKEMLRDKCGCYDVPPGVAERVRALFAERGDPSITA
- a CDS encoding PIG-L family deacetylase, coding for MDDLGTILGVWAHPDDEAYLSAGLMARAVRNGSRVVCVTATRGEGGSLDEERWPSATMGGVRTAELERCLAILGVEEHTWLDLPDIDMDTGLPDEGYARVREIVADVQPDTILTFGPDGMTDHAAHKDVSRWATRALREAGKPGSSVHHATVTPEWAKEFVPIWEPFNVFRPGTPVVTPRDELSIDYRLPAEINELKVKAILEHESQVGAIFEAVGEDVWWREMSTESFRLGEEKR